From a region of the Coprococcus comes ATCC 27758 genome:
- a CDS encoding ABC transporter ATP-binding protein produces the protein MEKKVIVKVEDVSIKFSLASEKFDGFKEYFIQRVKKKITYQDFWALQDVSFKVYKGETLGLIGVNGSGKSTMLKIIAGVMKPTCGSVKTSGVIAPLIELGAGFDFDLTAKENVFLNGTLLGYTREYLEEHYEEIVEFSELGQFMDVPVKNFSSGMFSRLAFAVATIGQPDILIVDEVLSVGDFHFQQKCEARINRMKENGTTILFVSHNMEQVRNLCSRIVWLEHGRVRSIGDADELCREYQEAE, from the coding sequence ATGGAGAAAAAAGTAATTGTAAAAGTAGAAGATGTTTCCATCAAATTCAGTCTGGCATCAGAGAAATTTGATGGATTTAAGGAATATTTTATACAGAGAGTAAAGAAAAAGATTACCTATCAGGATTTTTGGGCACTGCAGGACGTGTCGTTTAAAGTCTATAAAGGAGAAACACTGGGACTGATCGGTGTAAACGGAAGTGGAAAAAGTACGATGTTGAAAATCATTGCCGGTGTCATGAAACCAACCTGTGGCAGCGTTAAGACTTCCGGTGTGATCGCGCCGCTGATCGAACTGGGAGCAGGGTTTGATTTTGACCTGACTGCGAAGGAGAACGTATTTCTGAACGGGACGCTGCTTGGATATACCAGGGAATATCTGGAGGAGCACTATGAAGAGATTGTAGAGTTTTCAGAACTGGGCCAGTTTATGGATGTACCGGTGAAAAATTTTTCATCGGGAATGTTTTCGCGTCTCGCGTTTGCGGTAGCAACAATCGGACAGCCGGATATTCTGATCGTGGATGAAGTATTATCGGTAGGCGATTTCCATTTTCAGCAGAAATGTGAAGCAAGAATTAACCGGATGAAGGAGAATGGAACTACGATTTTGTTTGTTTCGCATAATATGGAGCAGGTGAGAAATCTGTGCAGCCGGATTGTATGGCTGGAACATGGAAGAGTTCGCAGTATCGGGGATGCAGATGAGTTGTGCAGAGAATATCAGGAAGCAGAATAA
- a CDS encoding glycosyltransferase family 2 protein — protein MENAFYIAACRFHVKEKDRLLITGYFLDNRPDGNRIEIRLDGKKLFYTTDGIRLHPLKFRKIRKRLITKQFFLWIHLPKDWRETSRLEVLQSYRGKEELMKTFAVSELKNLEKWLANSIDKVNTEEKGFSVEGWYYSRKNASIRFLDENQNELEMKEEKIRRLDVLREYPECKKEEIAGFKAFYEEGIPRKLEVCFEEEEKNAEEIMNLKRKLRRQKMLDDFRKVRIYYRQFGIRAAFIRAGDKLSGKNGTEYEEWLRRHEPSRIRLYRQKRKQFTRMPKISIVVPLYRTPERYLREMLDSVRGQSYQNWELCLSDGSGEDSSIAGILEEYTKKDSRIRVKDNKKQLHISDNTNVALDMATGDYIAFMDHDDLLTPDALYECVAELNEYPDTELIYTDEDKITMDGEEYFFPHFKSDFNPDMLCTTNYFCHLVVVKKELYQAAGKLNGEYDGAQDYDFVLRCVEKTDKIRHIPKILYHWRACEGSTAGSADNKSYIVDAGAKAVRAHYRRMGIEAEVIPTKYPGMYRTKYPVKQTPKISVIIPNKDHTDDLIKCLRSIREKNTYENIEILVIENNSQKKKTFKDYRRIMHEYPKVKVLYWKGEGFNYPEINQYGIDHATGEYLLFLNNDTEMIGNDCIKEMLSYCMREDVGAVGARMYYEDGTLQHGGVIIGLGGVAGHAFLGIDGDSPGYFARAQVVHDLSAVTAACMMMKKRVYEEVGGFDSKFAVAFNDVDLCLKIRKAGYLIVYDPYAELIHYESKSRGYEDTEEKIERFHGEVNLFQTRWKDFLKKGDPYYSPNLTLDHNDFGLNHLAKVERR, from the coding sequence ATGGAAAATGCTTTTTATATCGCAGCATGTCGGTTTCATGTAAAAGAAAAAGACAGATTACTTATTACGGGATATTTTCTGGATAACAGACCAGATGGAAACCGGATTGAAATCCGGCTGGATGGAAAGAAACTATTTTATACCACGGACGGAATCCGTCTTCATCCGCTGAAGTTTCGCAAGATAAGAAAAAGACTTATAACCAAACAGTTTTTTCTCTGGATACATCTTCCGAAAGACTGGAGAGAAACGTCCAGACTGGAAGTATTGCAGTCGTATCGTGGAAAAGAAGAATTGATGAAGACCTTTGCAGTTAGTGAATTGAAGAACCTGGAGAAATGGCTGGCAAACAGCATAGATAAGGTGAATACTGAAGAAAAAGGATTTTCAGTCGAGGGATGGTATTATAGCAGGAAAAATGCATCGATTCGGTTTCTGGATGAGAATCAGAATGAACTGGAGATGAAAGAAGAAAAAATCCGGCGTCTGGATGTGCTGCGAGAGTATCCGGAATGTAAAAAGGAAGAGATTGCCGGGTTTAAGGCATTTTATGAGGAAGGTATTCCGCGAAAACTGGAAGTATGCTTTGAAGAAGAAGAGAAAAATGCGGAAGAGATCATGAATCTCAAAAGAAAACTGCGACGTCAGAAAATGCTGGATGATTTTCGCAAAGTCAGAATCTATTATCGTCAGTTTGGAATCCGTGCAGCGTTTATCAGGGCGGGTGACAAATTGAGTGGGAAAAACGGTACAGAGTATGAAGAATGGCTGCGAAGACATGAGCCGTCCAGGATCAGACTGTACCGGCAGAAGAGAAAGCAATTTACCCGGATGCCGAAGATTTCGATTGTTGTTCCTCTTTACCGGACACCGGAAAGATATCTGCGGGAAATGCTGGATTCTGTAAGAGGACAGTCCTATCAGAACTGGGAGCTCTGTCTTTCAGATGGAAGCGGGGAAGATTCGTCGATTGCAGGGATTCTGGAAGAATACACAAAGAAGGATAGCCGAATCCGGGTGAAGGACAATAAAAAACAACTGCATATTTCGGATAATACAAATGTGGCACTGGATATGGCAACGGGAGATTATATCGCTTTTATGGATCATGATGATCTGCTGACACCGGACGCATTGTATGAGTGTGTGGCAGAATTGAATGAATATCCGGATACAGAGCTTATTTATACGGATGAAGATAAGATTACGATGGATGGAGAAGAGTATTTCTTCCCTCATTTCAAATCGGATTTTAATCCAGATATGCTTTGTACAACAAATTATTTCTGTCATCTGGTGGTTGTTAAAAAGGAATTATATCAGGCGGCAGGAAAGTTGAACGGCGAATACGATGGTGCACAGGACTATGATTTTGTACTCCGGTGTGTTGAGAAGACCGATAAGATCCGGCATATACCGAAAATCCTATATCACTGGCGAGCATGCGAAGGATCTACAGCAGGCAGTGCAGACAATAAATCCTATATTGTGGATGCAGGTGCAAAAGCGGTAAGAGCGCATTACAGAAGAATGGGAATTGAAGCAGAAGTCATTCCAACGAAGTATCCGGGAATGTACCGGACGAAATATCCGGTAAAACAAACACCTAAGATATCGGTTATTATTCCAAACAAAGATCACACAGATGATCTGATCAAATGCCTGCGATCGATCCGGGAAAAAAATACCTATGAGAATATAGAAATTCTTGTTATAGAAAATAACAGCCAGAAAAAGAAAACGTTTAAAGATTATAGAAGGATCATGCATGAGTATCCAAAAGTTAAGGTTCTGTACTGGAAAGGAGAAGGATTCAATTATCCGGAGATCAATCAGTATGGAATTGATCATGCGACCGGCGAATATCTGCTGTTTCTGAACAACGATACAGAAATGATCGGCAATGACTGTATTAAAGAAATGTTGAGCTATTGTATGCGGGAGGATGTAGGTGCTGTCGGAGCGAGAATGTATTACGAAGATGGAACGCTTCAGCATGGAGGAGTGATCATCGGACTTGGAGGAGTGGCAGGACATGCATTCCTTGGCATAGACGGAGATTCGCCGGGATACTTTGCGAGGGCGCAGGTGGTCCATGATCTGAGTGCGGTGACCGCAGCCTGTATGATGATGAAAAAACGGGTGTATGAAGAAGTTGGAGGATTTGACTCGAAGTTTGCGGTGGCATTTAATGATGTAGATCTGTGCCTGAAAATACGAAAAGCCGGATATCTGATCGTATATGATCCATATGCGGAACTGATTCATTATGAATCCAAGTCAAGAGGATATGAAGATACGGAAGAGAAAATCGAACGTTTCCACGGAGAAGTAAATCTGTTTCAGACAAGGTGGAAAGATTTCCTGAAAAAGGGTGATCCATATTACAGTCCGAATCTGACACTGGATCATAATGATTTTGGACTGAATCATCTGGCAAAAGTGGAGAGGAGATAG
- a CDS encoding glycosyltransferase family 2 protein, with protein sequence MFNKMSLYRVKKGFVYLRYFGPKEFLIRLKERIRIQKIDYEKWYENHRRTEEELESQRQEAFAYAPLISIVVPVYQAPEEFLRQMILSVCRQTYKNWELCMTVSDEERHRMEEILEEDEFKEKAIHLIGISENRGISENTNAAIKEATGTYIGFLDQDDLLAPDALYEMVKKLNEYPEVGLLYSDEDKVTADLKKHFQPHFKPDFNLDLLRANNYICHFCVIKKSLIEEMGGLRSEFDGAQDYDLVFRCVEKTITAHVPRILYHWRVHQVSTADNPISKTYAFEAGQRAIEAHLLRCGEHAEVLPELDRGFYRVRYKVQGNPKISILIPNKDHVKDLEKCLQSISKSIYKNYEITIIENNSKKAETFAYYDKIESDHIRILRWDGPFNYSAINNYAVSETDGEYLVLLNNDTEVIGKDWLGEMLANCQRKEVGIVGAKLYYPNGQVQHAGVIVGIRGIAGNMFRGLPKGYSGYLHKASTQQDLSAVTAACMMVKRSVYEEVGGFEEQLAVAFNDIDFCLKVRRCGYLVVYDPYVKLYHYESRSRGAEDNEEKIRRYQCEIDYVRRNWSEIMEKGDPMYNPNLTLVKCDYSLREKEDG encoded by the coding sequence ATGTTCAATAAAATGTCTCTGTATCGGGTAAAAAAAGGATTCGTATATCTGCGGTACTTTGGACCAAAAGAATTTCTGATACGATTAAAAGAAAGAATCCGTATTCAGAAGATTGATTATGAAAAATGGTATGAGAATCACAGACGAACAGAAGAGGAATTGGAAAGTCAAAGGCAGGAAGCATTTGCGTATGCACCCCTGATCAGTATTGTCGTGCCGGTATATCAGGCACCGGAAGAATTTTTGAGACAGATGATTCTGTCTGTATGCCGTCAGACGTATAAAAATTGGGAATTATGTATGACTGTTTCAGATGAAGAAAGACACAGAATGGAAGAAATTCTGGAAGAGGATGAGTTCAAAGAAAAAGCGATTCACCTGATCGGTATTTCAGAAAACAGAGGAATTTCTGAAAATACAAATGCAGCGATAAAGGAAGCTACCGGAACATATATCGGTTTTTTGGATCAAGATGATCTGCTTGCGCCGGATGCATTGTACGAGATGGTAAAGAAGTTGAATGAGTATCCGGAGGTCGGACTTCTTTATTCAGATGAAGATAAAGTGACGGCAGATCTGAAAAAACATTTTCAGCCGCATTTTAAACCGGATTTCAATCTGGATCTGTTGCGGGCGAATAATTATATCTGTCATTTTTGTGTGATAAAAAAAAGTCTGATTGAAGAAATGGGCGGTCTGAGAAGTGAATTTGACGGAGCGCAGGATTACGATTTGGTTTTCAGGTGTGTGGAAAAAACGATAACGGCGCATGTGCCGAGGATTCTTTATCATTGGAGGGTACATCAGGTTTCTACTGCGGACAATCCAATCAGTAAAACTTATGCATTTGAAGCTGGACAGCGTGCCATAGAAGCACATCTGCTAAGATGTGGTGAACATGCAGAAGTTTTACCGGAACTGGATAGAGGGTTTTATCGTGTCCGGTATAAGGTGCAGGGGAATCCGAAGATTTCCATTCTGATTCCCAATAAAGATCATGTGAAAGATCTGGAAAAATGTCTGCAGTCCATTTCCAAATCGATTTATAAGAATTATGAGATTACGATTATTGAAAATAACAGTAAAAAGGCAGAGACGTTTGCTTACTATGATAAAATAGAATCGGACCATATCCGAATTCTGAGATGGGATGGGCCATTTAATTATTCGGCGATCAACAACTACGCAGTAAGCGAGACTGATGGAGAATATCTGGTACTTCTGAATAATGATACAGAAGTGATTGGAAAGGACTGGCTAGGAGAAATGCTTGCGAACTGCCAGAGAAAAGAAGTCGGGATTGTCGGAGCAAAGCTTTATTATCCAAATGGTCAGGTGCAGCATGCTGGAGTCATTGTTGGGATTCGGGGAATTGCTGGTAATATGTTCCGGGGACTTCCAAAAGGTTATTCCGGGTATCTGCACAAAGCAAGTACTCAGCAGGATTTGTCAGCGGTGACCGCAGCATGTATGATGGTAAAGCGTTCTGTATATGAAGAAGTGGGTGGATTTGAAGAGCAACTTGCAGTGGCGTTCAATGATATTGATTTCTGTCTGAAGGTACGCAGATGTGGATATCTTGTAGTGTATGATCCTTATGTGAAACTGTATCATTATGAATCCAGATCGAGAGGGGCAGAAGATAATGAGGAAAAGATCAGAAGATATCAGTGTGAGATTGATTATGTACGCCGGAACTGGTCTGAAATCATGGAAAAAGGAGATCCGATGTACAATCCTAATCTTACGCTGGTGAAGTGTGATTATTCTTTGCGTGAAAAAGAAGATGGATAG
- a CDS encoding undecaprenyl-phosphate glucose phosphotransferase: MIKNNQRMLNKAQVCMDAGIIGATYFFSWYLRFKSGFFVQDVGVLPAKTYFSALFLIIPGYLLLYSIFQLYMPRRVKSYRKELMDIIRANGIGFMIFILVLYFIKQEHFSRQMLCIFFFINISLEFASRYLIRTILWKMRKQGLNQKHILMIGESQMAEQYMDRLRENPKWGYQVFAHLKDEEKLERILEGNELDEVVIALRAEDYGKLERIVDVCEKAGVHTKMIPDFGNVISTRPYIEDVQGIPVIHVRRVPLNIMRNRAAKRAVDLIGATVAIILFSPVMLLTVLVVALTEEGSVIYRQERVGLHNQVFYMYKFRSMIMQDEEKEKAEWSTRNDPRITPVGKLIRRTSIDELPQLFNVLKGEMSLVGPRPERPQFVQKFRDEIPRYMVKHQVRPGMTGWAQINGYRGDTSIEKRIEYDLYYIENWTMVFDMKILILTIFKGFFDGR, encoded by the coding sequence TTGATAAAGAACAATCAGCGGATGTTAAATAAAGCGCAGGTATGTATGGATGCGGGAATCATTGGTGCTACATATTTTTTCTCATGGTATCTGAGATTTAAAAGTGGGTTTTTTGTGCAGGACGTAGGGGTTCTTCCGGCGAAAACGTATTTTTCAGCTTTGTTTTTAATAATCCCTGGATATCTGCTTTTGTATAGTATTTTTCAGCTTTATATGCCAAGGAGGGTAAAAAGTTACCGTAAGGAGCTGATGGATATCATCCGTGCCAATGGAATTGGATTTATGATCTTTATCCTGGTACTTTATTTTATAAAGCAGGAGCATTTTTCAAGACAGATGCTGTGTATTTTCTTCTTTATAAACATCTCGCTGGAATTTGCTTCGAGATATCTGATTCGCACAATTTTGTGGAAAATGCGAAAGCAGGGACTGAATCAGAAACATATCCTGATGATTGGAGAGAGTCAGATGGCAGAACAGTATATGGACAGGCTGAGAGAGAATCCAAAGTGGGGATATCAAGTGTTTGCCCATCTGAAAGATGAAGAGAAACTGGAAAGAATACTGGAGGGGAATGAACTGGATGAGGTTGTGATTGCGCTTCGTGCAGAGGATTATGGAAAACTGGAGCGGATTGTGGATGTCTGTGAGAAGGCAGGGGTACACACGAAAATGATTCCTGATTTTGGAAATGTGATTTCTACCAGGCCTTATATTGAGGATGTGCAGGGGATTCCGGTGATCCATGTCCGCAGAGTTCCACTGAATATCATGCGGAACAGGGCGGCAAAGAGGGCAGTTGATCTGATTGGGGCAACGGTTGCAATCATTCTTTTTTCACCGGTCATGCTGCTTACTGTGCTGGTGGTTGCCTTGACAGAGGAAGGGAGTGTGATCTACCGGCAGGAAAGAGTTGGACTGCATAACCAGGTATTTTATATGTACAAATTTCGGTCTATGATCATGCAGGATGAAGAAAAGGAAAAAGCAGAATGGTCTACCAGGAATGATCCGAGGATTACACCGGTTGGAAAGCTGATCCGCAGAACAAGTATAGATGAATTGCCGCAGCTTTTTAATGTGCTGAAAGGGGAGATGAGTCTGGTGGGACCAAGACCGGAAAGACCGCAGTTTGTGCAAAAGTTCCGGGATGAAATTCCACGTTATATGGTAAAGCATCAGGTACGTCCGGGAATGACTGGATGGGCGCAGATCAATGGCTACCGGGGAGATACTTCCATTGAGAAGCGGATCGAATATGATCTTTACTATATTGAGAACTGGACAATGGTATTTGATATGAAAATATTGATTCTGACAATTTTTAAAGGATTTTTTGACGGAAGATGA
- a CDS encoding glycosyltransferase family 2 protein encodes MKIDVIIPVYRPTEKLHKVLYRLCRQTHLPEQIILLHTRDGIKLDVSVCKDRVSVTEIPILEKEFDHGRTREQGIWMSDADIVVMMTQDAVPADPFLLEKLSEVLNEHPDAVAAYARQIPDQNCGLLEKYTRVFNYPPKSQIKSQKDLPKLGIKTYFCSNVCVAYRRGVYLELGGFPHPAIFNEDLIFAAGAIQNGWKIIYKADARVIHSHEYTYRELIRRNFDQGVSQACHPEIFEKVKSEKEGIHLICTLVKKLLKERKYLQIIQLFVESGCKYLGYQMGKHYRQLPESFIMKLTMNHNYWRGRNDEDA; translated from the coding sequence ATGAAGATAGATGTGATCATACCGGTCTACAGACCGACAGAAAAACTGCATAAAGTATTGTACAGGCTCTGCAGACAGACGCACCTTCCGGAGCAAATCATTCTGTTACACACCAGGGATGGGATAAAGCTGGATGTTTCGGTTTGTAAAGACCGGGTTTCTGTTACAGAGATTCCGATTTTGGAAAAAGAATTTGATCATGGAAGAACCAGAGAGCAGGGAATCTGGATGTCAGATGCAGATATTGTGGTCATGATGACCCAGGATGCAGTTCCGGCAGATCCGTTTCTTTTGGAAAAGCTTTCAGAAGTATTAAATGAGCATCCGGATGCTGTGGCAGCTTATGCCAGACAGATACCGGATCAGAACTGTGGTCTGTTGGAAAAATATACGAGAGTTTTCAATTATCCCCCAAAAAGCCAGATTAAATCGCAGAAGGATTTGCCAAAACTGGGAATAAAAACTTATTTTTGCTCCAATGTATGTGTTGCCTATCGGAGAGGAGTCTATCTGGAACTGGGAGGATTTCCGCATCCGGCCATCTTCAATGAAGATTTGATCTTTGCAGCAGGAGCAATCCAAAATGGATGGAAGATTATTTATAAAGCAGATGCACGGGTGATTCATTCTCATGAGTATACTTACAGAGAGCTGATAAGGAGAAATTTTGACCAGGGTGTATCGCAGGCATGTCATCCAGAAATATTTGAAAAAGTAAAGTCAGAGAAAGAAGGCATACACCTGATTTGCACACTTGTGAAAAAGCTTTTAAAAGAAAGAAAATATTTGCAGATTATACAGCTGTTTGTGGAAAGCGGGTGCAAATATCTGGGCTACCAGATGGGAAAACATTACCGACAATTACCGGAAAGTTTCATCATGAAACTGACAATGAATCATAATTACTGGAGAGGAAGGAATGATGAGGATGCTTAA
- a CDS encoding LCP family protein: MLKKIAGWSWKKKIIVIICVVLTLVLGAAGAVFGYAASKVNKIQKIEVKKETLKESITEEVEHKSGYLNVAVFGLDSRDGSLDKGNRSDTIMIVSLNQETYEVKMVSVYRDTFMRLKDGSYNKANAAYSYFGPDGGVALLNENMDMNIEKYVSVNFNALVDVIDAVGGMNLELTDAEVVHMNNYCVETSEVTGKSYKKIEPEVGGSYHLNGVQAVSYARIRYTDGGDAQRTVRQRIVLLNIMQKLQQMDLTTINKIADSVFPQIATNFSFTEILNYAKDFQKYKVGETLGFPNTRYSKMLSGVGSTEIADTLASNVAEVHQFLFGDTDYQVSGTVKGIDDEIKDALSSGKYEETDETEKENEKSEDKTSEETNHTESNIEVTEDGNAGTDSGNSSADSGSGSSAVTEPQQPDTETPPDYYEEDYYYGDD; encoded by the coding sequence ATGCTTAAAAAAATTGCAGGATGGTCATGGAAGAAAAAGATAATAGTGATTATTTGCGTAGTGTTGACACTTGTTCTGGGGGCGGCAGGTGCCGTATTCGGATATGCTGCCAGTAAAGTGAACAAAATTCAGAAGATTGAAGTAAAAAAAGAAACGTTGAAAGAGTCTATTACAGAAGAGGTGGAGCATAAAAGCGGATATCTGAATGTGGCAGTATTCGGGCTGGATTCTAGGGATGGGTCACTAGATAAAGGAAATCGAAGTGATACGATCATGATCGTAAGTTTGAATCAGGAAACTTATGAAGTGAAAATGGTATCGGTGTACCGTGATACTTTTATGCGGCTGAAAGATGGAAGTTATAATAAGGCGAATGCAGCCTATTCTTATTTCGGACCGGATGGGGGTGTTGCTCTTTTGAATGAGAACATGGATATGAACATTGAGAAGTATGTATCTGTGAACTTTAATGCCTTAGTCGATGTAATTGATGCGGTGGGAGGAATGAATCTGGAGCTGACTGATGCAGAAGTAGTCCACATGAATAATTATTGTGTGGAGACTTCTGAAGTAACCGGAAAAAGTTATAAGAAGATTGAGCCGGAAGTCGGAGGTAGCTATCATCTGAATGGAGTACAGGCGGTTTCTTATGCGAGAATCCGTTATACAGATGGTGGAGACGCGCAGCGTACAGTGCGTCAGAGAATCGTCCTTCTGAATATCATGCAGAAGCTGCAGCAGATGGATCTGACGACGATCAATAAGATTGCTGACAGTGTTTTTCCACAGATTGCAACCAATTTTTCTTTTACTGAAATTCTGAATTATGCGAAAGATTTTCAAAAATATAAAGTAGGTGAAACACTTGGATTTCCAAATACAAGGTATTCCAAAATGCTTTCTGGTGTAGGAAGTACAGAAATCGCAGATACACTGGCATCCAATGTTGCCGAAGTACATCAGTTCCTGTTTGGAGATACAGATTATCAGGTATCAGGGACAGTAAAAGGAATTGATGATGAAATAAAAGATGCGCTTTCCAGTGGAAAATATGAGGAAACAGACGAGACGGAAAAAGAGAATGAAAAGTCGGAAGACAAGACATCTGAGGAAACGAATCATACAGAAAGTAATATAGAAGTGACGGAAGATGGAAATGCCGGAACGGATTCTGGCAATTCATCAGCCGACAGTGGATCTGGTTCATCAGCAGTGACAGAACCACAGCAGCCGGATACAGAAACACCGCCGGATTATTATGAGGAAGATTACTATTATGGTGATGATTAA
- a CDS encoding rhodanese-like domain-containing protein, whose translation MRKITKWLCSVLLVAAIGLTGCGQKQKTESTAEKSNENHFVGEWIVEPEYAISKVGDENTLFVDGRGEKKAILGTVKGAIATVWQDWSITEGKQGDEKWGCIQEPEQLEETLGNLGITKDKEIILIGETLDGWGDDARLLWELRAAGYEDVKMVDGGWKALKDSGIKTQFLASKPEPAEVKIDEIDYSHVMTTEELQKNYDEYKIVDVRTDEEYEGAILYDEAKGGHLPGAIHIRYTDLFDDAGYLKSNEELTKMFEDAGLSKDDEIVTYCTGGIRSAYTQLVMEMCGFEHTYNYDQSFWRWAVVGDVE comes from the coding sequence ATGAGAAAAATAACAAAGTGGTTATGCAGTGTATTGCTTGTAGCAGCAATTGGTCTGACAGGATGTGGACAGAAACAGAAGACGGAAAGTACGGCAGAGAAATCCAATGAAAATCATTTTGTGGGAGAGTGGATCGTTGAGCCGGAGTATGCAATCAGCAAGGTTGGAGATGAAAATACGCTGTTTGTAGATGGAAGGGGAGAAAAAAAGGCAATCCTTGGAACTGTAAAAGGTGCAATTGCTACAGTATGGCAGGATTGGAGTATTACAGAAGGAAAACAGGGAGATGAGAAATGGGGGTGCATCCAGGAGCCGGAACAGCTGGAAGAGACTCTTGGCAATCTTGGAATTACAAAGGATAAAGAAATTATTCTGATCGGTGAGACCCTAGATGGATGGGGAGATGATGCGAGACTTCTCTGGGAACTCCGGGCAGCCGGATATGAAGATGTGAAGATGGTAGATGGCGGATGGAAGGCGTTGAAAGACAGTGGAATCAAGACACAGTTCCTCGCATCCAAACCGGAACCGGCAGAAGTAAAAATCGATGAAATTGATTATTCCCATGTGATGACAACCGAAGAATTACAGAAGAATTATGACGAGTACAAAATTGTGGATGTGCGTACCGATGAAGAATATGAAGGAGCAATCCTGTATGATGAAGCAAAGGGAGGACATCTTCCGGGAGCAATTCATATCCGGTACACGGATCTGTTCGATGATGCGGGATATCTGAAATCCAATGAAGAACTGACAAAAATGTTTGAGGATGCCGGACTGTCTAAAGATGATGAGATCGTCACTTATTGTACAGGAGGAATCCGTTCGGCATATACACAGCTGGTAATGGAAATGTGTGGATTTGAACATACATACAATTATGATCAGTCATTCTGGAGATGGGCTGTTGTTGGAGATGTAGAATAA
- a CDS encoding glycosyltransferase codes for MCTYNRRFCLKQAIDSVLCQTYPDFEFVIVDDGSTDGTEELIKSYQDPRIRYFKLNRNSFYCYAANQGLYHCQGDYVAFMNSDDAWLPDKLEKQVTVMEEDRMLGACFTRVYLVDESGNDLSEECRDMAELFDRKCSTQKEYLHTLLQSGNFLCHPSALVRKSVLDKIGYFNLLYRQLADYDLWLRLVSESEITVLEERLIRFQWDIKGKKQISMSTRENSVRAFNESVMIRKNCVESMTDEKFCQFFREDFRNPDSVSHLQLEFEKAFWLMKCIEEVPGLKAAGMEMLGQIMREANAMETLREHFHLDIFDLYQWNGEHMYKTPWLMSEIEEGSQQLAYYKDILKQKDEYIGQQKEQLEKQNAAIEQQQEYIEGQRRQAAHYEEQLDELGRRMEQKTGQLKKYEDKIREQDEMIQTYANSTSWKITEPMRKIMRLLKK; via the coding sequence ATGTGTACTTATAACCGGAGATTTTGTTTGAAACAGGCGATTGACAGCGTACTTTGTCAGACGTATCCGGATTTTGAATTTGTCATCGTAGATGACGGATCGACCGATGGAACAGAAGAACTGATTAAAAGCTATCAGGATCCACGGATCAGATATTTTAAACTGAATCGGAATTCGTTTTACTGTTATGCAGCAAATCAGGGGCTTTATCACTGCCAAGGAGACTATGTGGCATTTATGAACAGCGATGATGCATGGTTGCCGGACAAGCTGGAAAAGCAAGTGACGGTTATGGAAGAGGATCGGATGCTCGGGGCATGTTTTACGAGAGTATATCTGGTTGATGAAAGTGGCAATGATCTGTCAGAAGAATGCAGGGATATGGCAGAGCTTTTTGACAGGAAGTGTTCGACACAGAAAGAATATCTGCATACGCTTCTGCAATCTGGGAATTTTCTTTGTCATCCTTCGGCGCTGGTCAGAAAATCCGTTTTGGACAAGATTGGATATTTCAATCTTTTGTATCGTCAGCTGGCGGATTATGACCTGTGGCTTCGGCTTGTAAGTGAGTCAGAGATCACGGTTCTGGAAGAGAGACTGATCCGCTTTCAATGGGATATAAAAGGAAAGAAACAGATCAGTATGTCAACAAGAGAAAATTCAGTCCGCGCATTTAATGAATCTGTCATGATCCGGAAAAATTGTGTTGAATCGATGACGGATGAAAAATTTTGTCAGTTTTTCCGGGAAGATTTCCGGAATCCGGATTCTGTATCACATTTACAGCTGGAATTTGAAAAAGCATTCTGGTTGATGAAATGTATAGAGGAAGTACCGGGACTGAAAGCAGCGGGGATGGAAATGCTGGGGCAGATTATGAGAGAAGCAAATGCAATGGAGACTTTAAGAGAGCATTTCCATCTGGATATTTTTGATCTGTATCAGTGGAATGGAGAACATATGTATAAGACGCCATGGCTGATGAGTGAAATTGAAGAAGGAAGCCAGCAACTGGCGTATTATAAAGATATTCTCAAACAGAAAGATGAGTATATCGGGCAGCAGAAAGAACAGCTTGAAAAACAAAATGCAGCGATTGAACAGCAGCAGGAATATATAGAAGGACAACGAAGGCAGGCCGCGCATTATGAAGAACAGCTGGATGAACTTGGCAGACGGATGGAACAGAAAACAGGGCAGCTTAAGAAATATGAGGATAAGATCAGGGAGCAGGATGAAATGATCCAGACATATGCAAATTCAACCAGCTGGAAAATAACAGAACCGATGAGAAAAATCATGCGTCTGCTGAAAAAGTGA